A single window of Nicotiana tomentosiformis chromosome 1, ASM39032v3, whole genome shotgun sequence DNA harbors:
- the LOC104104870 gene encoding phenylacetaldehyde reductase-like, with the protein MESKSSGGGEGKVVCVTGASGFIASWLVKMLLQRGYTVNATVRNLKDASKVDHLLGLDGAKERLHLFKAELLGEHSFDPAVDGCEGVFHTASPVSLTAKSKEELVDPAVSGTLNVLRSCTKSTSVRRVVITSSTASVICNKNMSTPGAVADETWYSDAELCEERKEWYQLSKTLAEEAAWKFAKENGLDLVTLHPGLVIGPLLQPTLNFSCEAIVNFIKEGKEAWSGGIYRFVDVRDVANAHILAFEVPSANGRYCLVGVNGYSSLVLKIVQKLYPSITLPENFEDGLPLIPTFQVSSERAKSLGVNFTSLELSVKDTVESLIEKNFLKI; encoded by the exons ATGGAAAGCAAGAGTTCCGGAGGCGGAGAAGGAAAGGTTGTATGTGTAACAGGGGCCTCTGGTTTCATAGCTTCATGGCTTGTTAAGATGCTACTTCAACGTGGTTACACTGTCAATGCCACTGTTCGCAACCTCA AGGATGCGAGTAAAGTGGATCACCTGTTAGGCCTTGACGGAGCTAAAGAGAGGCTGCATCTTTTCAAAGCTGAGTTACTTGGTGAGCATTCGTTTGATCCTGCCGTTGATGGTTGTGAAGGTGTCTTTCATACAGCATCACCTGTTTCTCTCACAGCTAAATCCAAG GAGGAACTTGTAGACCCTGCTGTGAGCGGAACATTAAACGTCCTTAGGTCATGTACCAAATCAACATCTGTTAGAAGAGTGGTCATAACCTCTTCTACCGCTTCTGTTATTTGCAATAAAAACATGTCAACCCCTGGAGCTGTAGCTGATGAGACTTGGTATTCAGATGCAGAACTCTGTGAGGAAAGAAAG GAATGGTATCAACTCTCCAAAACCTTGGCTGAGGAAGCTGCTTGGAAATTTGCAAAGGAGAATGGGTTGGACTTGGTTACACTTCATCCAGGTCTAGTCATCGGTCCACTTCTGCAGCCTACGCTCAATTTCTCGTGCGAGGCTATAGTGAACTTCATAAAAGAAG GAAAAGAAGCATGGTCTGGCGGAATATATAGATTTGTCGATGTTAGGGATGTTGCTAATGCACATATACTAGCATTTGAGGTCCCTTCAGCAAATGGAAGATATTGTTTAGTTGGGGTAAATGGATATTCTTCTTTGGTTTTGAAGATTGTACAAAAGCTTTACCCTTCCATCACTCTCCCTGAGAA TTTTGAAGATGGATTACCTCTTATCCCAACCTTCCAAGTATCAAGCGAAAGAGCAAAAAGTTTAGGC
- the LOC104104868 gene encoding conserved oligomeric Golgi complex subunit 8 isoform X2 — protein MDSEDPMDEASPVTGLLPLASASQQPYVSELLSFTLDRLHKEPELLRVDAERIRRQMQEVAVGNYRAFISAADALHAIREEVSSVDKHLESLIDEIPKLTSGCSEFSTSAEHILEKRKMNQTLLANHSTLLDLLEIPQLMDTCVRNGNYDEALDLEAFVSKLSTMHPKLPVIQALAAEVRQTTQSLLSQLLQRLRSNIQLPECLRIIGYLRRIGVFNEYEMRLQYCAMGLGWVGLDFRGLLPPLFEEAVLKLFSKNMNAAVENFQLVLDSHRWVPLPAVGFPASSFGEESQEDVTPPSSLMEHPPLAVFVNGVSVAMNELRPCAPLSLKHVLAQELVKGLQTVSDSLLRYNTTRMLRENESLLFLSLCRAFIEVAFPHCVTCFGRCYPGGAALIADAKTLFDGISRLLVTSSSRELPKPVRNSEAKSISENGDMPNKENGVVLSTEQAESTNTEEEPNNVPSKNEEKPGNVSS, from the exons ATGGATTCGGAAGATCCGATGGACGAGGCGTCACCGGTCACCGGACTTCTCCCACTGGCGTCAGCTTCACAACAGCCTTATGTCTCCGAACTTCTCTCTTTCACTCTCGATCGCCTTCACAAA GAACCGGAGCTTCTGAGAGTGGATGCGGAGAGAATTCGGAGGCAGATGCAAGAGGTTGCCGTTGGAAATTATCGCGCTTTTATTTCTGCTGCTGATGCACTGCATGCCATTCGCGAAGAAGTTTCTTCTGTTGATAAGCATCTTGAATCCTTG ATCGATGAGATTCCTAAGCTAACTTCTGGTTGCAGCGAGTTCAGCACCTCTGCAGAACATATCTTGGAGAAGAGGAAAATGAACCAAACATTGCTTGCAAATCATAGTACTCTGCTGGACTTGCTTGAAATTCCTCAGCTAATGGACAC ATGCGTGAGGAATGGGAACTATGATGAAGCTCTTGATTTAGAAGCATTTGTTTCCAAGCTTTCAACAATGCACCCCAA GTTACCTGTCATTCAAGCACTTGCTGCAGAAGTTCGGCAGACTACCCAATCTCTTCTTTCTCAGCTTCTCCAAAGACTTAGATCAAACATTCAG TTGCCAGAATGTCTGCGTATCATCGGATACTTGCGTCGAATAGGGGTGTTCAACGAGTATGAGATGCGCTTACAG TACTGTGCCATGGGGCTTGGTTGGGTTGGACTGGACTTCCGTGGCTTGCTTCCCCCTCTTTTTGAAGA GGCTGTCCTAAAGCTCTTCTCGAAGAACATGAATGCAGCTGTTGAGAATTTCCAG TTGGTCCTTGATTCTCATCGCTGGGTTCCATTACCAGCAGTTGGCTTTCCTGCCAGCAGTTTTGGTGAAGAAAGTCAGGAAGATGTTACTCCTCCCTCGAGTCTAATGGAGCACCCACCTTTGGCTGTCTTTGTTAATG GTGTCTCTGTGGCAATGAATGAATTACGACCTTGTGCTCCATTAAGTTTAAAACACGTGCTTGCACAAGAACTGGTGAAGGGATTGCAGACTGTTTCTGATTCTTTACTGAGATATAACACTACTCGCATGCTTCGAGAAAACGAGTCTCTGCTTTTTCTATCATTATGTCGAGCGTTTATTGAG GTTGCTTTTCCGCACTGTGTTACTTGCTTTGGCCGTTGTTATCCGGGTGGAGCTGCTCTGATAGCCGATGCCAAAACTCTTTTTGATGGAATTAGCCGACTATTGGTGACCTCTTCCTCCAGAGAACTTCCAAAACCAGTTCGTAATTCAGAGGCCAAGAGTATATCAGAAAACGGTGACATGCCTAACAAGGAAAATGGGGTAGTTCTTAGTACTGAACAAGCTGAGAGTACCAACACAGAAGAGGAACCCAACAATGTCccttcaaaaaatgaggaaaagcCTGGTAATGTGTCATCATGA
- the LOC104104868 gene encoding conserved oligomeric Golgi complex subunit 8 isoform X1 produces MDSEDPMDEASPVTGLLPLASASQQPYVSELLSFTLDRLHKEPELLRVDAERIRRQMQEVAVGNYRAFISAADALHAIREEVSSVDKHLESLIDEIPKLTSGCSEFSTSAEHILEKRKMNQTLLANHSTLLDLLEIPQLMDTCVRNGNYDEALDLEAFVSKLSTMHPKLPVIQALAAEVRQTTQSLLSQLLQRLRSNIQLPECLRIIGYLRRIGVFNEYEMRLQFLRCREAWLSGILDDLDQRNAYEYLKGMINCHRMHLFDVVNQYRAIFADDTSGREENYDGGLLFSWAMHQISSHLRTLKMMLPKITEGGSLSNILDQCMYCAMGLGWVGLDFRGLLPPLFEEAVLKLFSKNMNAAVENFQLVLDSHRWVPLPAVGFPASSFGEESQEDVTPPSSLMEHPPLAVFVNGVSVAMNELRPCAPLSLKHVLAQELVKGLQTVSDSLLRYNTTRMLRENESLLFLSLCRAFIEVAFPHCVTCFGRCYPGGAALIADAKTLFDGISRLLVTSSSRELPKPVRNSEAKSISENGDMPNKENGVVLSTEQAESTNTEEEPNNVPSKNEEKPGNVSS; encoded by the exons ATGGATTCGGAAGATCCGATGGACGAGGCGTCACCGGTCACCGGACTTCTCCCACTGGCGTCAGCTTCACAACAGCCTTATGTCTCCGAACTTCTCTCTTTCACTCTCGATCGCCTTCACAAA GAACCGGAGCTTCTGAGAGTGGATGCGGAGAGAATTCGGAGGCAGATGCAAGAGGTTGCCGTTGGAAATTATCGCGCTTTTATTTCTGCTGCTGATGCACTGCATGCCATTCGCGAAGAAGTTTCTTCTGTTGATAAGCATCTTGAATCCTTG ATCGATGAGATTCCTAAGCTAACTTCTGGTTGCAGCGAGTTCAGCACCTCTGCAGAACATATCTTGGAGAAGAGGAAAATGAACCAAACATTGCTTGCAAATCATAGTACTCTGCTGGACTTGCTTGAAATTCCTCAGCTAATGGACAC ATGCGTGAGGAATGGGAACTATGATGAAGCTCTTGATTTAGAAGCATTTGTTTCCAAGCTTTCAACAATGCACCCCAA GTTACCTGTCATTCAAGCACTTGCTGCAGAAGTTCGGCAGACTACCCAATCTCTTCTTTCTCAGCTTCTCCAAAGACTTAGATCAAACATTCAG TTGCCAGAATGTCTGCGTATCATCGGATACTTGCGTCGAATAGGGGTGTTCAACGAGTATGAGATGCGCTTACAG TTTCTAAGATGCCGTGAGGCCTGGCTTTCTGGAATCCTCGATGACTTGGACCAGAGAAATGCTTATGAATACCTTAAAGGGATGATAAATTGTCATCGAATGCATCTCTTTGATGTTGTTAACCAGTACCGTGCAATATTTGCCGATGATACTTCAGGGAGGGAAGAAAACTATGATGGTGGGCTTCTCTTCAGTTGGGCCATGCACCAAATTTCTTCCCACCTCAGAACTCTAAAAATGATGCTACCAAAGATCACTGAAGGAGGTTCTTTGTCGAACATTCTGGATCAGTGTATG TACTGTGCCATGGGGCTTGGTTGGGTTGGACTGGACTTCCGTGGCTTGCTTCCCCCTCTTTTTGAAGA GGCTGTCCTAAAGCTCTTCTCGAAGAACATGAATGCAGCTGTTGAGAATTTCCAG TTGGTCCTTGATTCTCATCGCTGGGTTCCATTACCAGCAGTTGGCTTTCCTGCCAGCAGTTTTGGTGAAGAAAGTCAGGAAGATGTTACTCCTCCCTCGAGTCTAATGGAGCACCCACCTTTGGCTGTCTTTGTTAATG GTGTCTCTGTGGCAATGAATGAATTACGACCTTGTGCTCCATTAAGTTTAAAACACGTGCTTGCACAAGAACTGGTGAAGGGATTGCAGACTGTTTCTGATTCTTTACTGAGATATAACACTACTCGCATGCTTCGAGAAAACGAGTCTCTGCTTTTTCTATCATTATGTCGAGCGTTTATTGAG GTTGCTTTTCCGCACTGTGTTACTTGCTTTGGCCGTTGTTATCCGGGTGGAGCTGCTCTGATAGCCGATGCCAAAACTCTTTTTGATGGAATTAGCCGACTATTGGTGACCTCTTCCTCCAGAGAACTTCCAAAACCAGTTCGTAATTCAGAGGCCAAGAGTATATCAGAAAACGGTGACATGCCTAACAAGGAAAATGGGGTAGTTCTTAGTACTGAACAAGCTGAGAGTACCAACACAGAAGAGGAACCCAACAATGTCccttcaaaaaatgaggaaaagcCTGGTAATGTGTCATCATGA
- the LOC104101297 gene encoding receptor-like protein EIX1, translated as MERLQVYILFVVILHSIAVEFACEGQNVGTSCSANDHEALLDFKNGLNDPENRLSSWQGRDCCKWRGIGCSNTTGSVIKIDLHNPFPVNSADVTRYGFWNLSGEIRPSLLKIQSLQYLDLSLNTFGGIPIPRFVGSLKNLEYLNLSKAGFFGTIPPTLGNLSHLQYLDVSSEFSAVTVESFQWVTYLVSLKHLGMNQVDLSMVGSSWLKMLNQLPHLTALRLSSCGLSGSISHLTPVNFTSLAFIDLSFNSFNSMFPSWLVNSSNLEYIDVSNSGLRGRIPLGISEIPRLRYLNLALNKNLSANCHELFRGSWKQIEVLDLGSNKLHGKVPRSIGNMTHLTHFNLLLNNIEGGIPSTIGGLCKLINFDLSGNNLTGSLPEILEGAEKCDSKRPLPSLMYLKLSINGLVGKIPEWLGQLKNLQQLGLTSNFFEGPIPASLGTLQNLTNLGLSGNQLTGTLPQSFGQLSELSVLDVSSNLLTGTLTEVHFSNLSKMKILDLSSNSFTLNVNPNWIPPFQIRNLDMGSCHLGPSFPTWLKSQKELMFLDISNASISDSIPGWFWDISSNLSLLNCSFNQLNGNLPNPLPIFPFADIDLSSNLFKGTIPLPTVPIELLDLSNNKFQGLIPQNISEVMPDLIFLSLSGNEILGEIPATIGMMTLLQVIDLSNNKLTGSISSSIGECSYLKALDLGNNNLSGLISSSLGQLRQLQSLHLNDNKFSGRIPLSFKNLSNLETLDLGNNRLSGNIPSWISDGVPNLRILRLRSNSFSGELPLGMSNLSSLQVLDLAENNLTGTVPTSIGNLKAMVQEQKVNKYLLYGKYRGLYYEESLRVNLKSQFQKYTKTLSLLISIDLSRNNLYGALPVEMTKLHGLIVLNLSGNQISGQIPENISSLRQLASLDLSSNKLSGVIPSSMGLMSFLSFLNFSNNNISGMVPYKGQMTTFTESAFEGNPHLCGAPLLLLCQNGNSNNTTVLENDSSDEFPDKWFYVSVGLGFLAGILVPYCILLVRKPWKRAYFSFLDRVIDRFVSTRSNRITGNRVTSRQQQTIRSKR; from the coding sequence ATGGAGAGACTTCAAGTTTATATTCTTTTTGTTGTCATTTTACATTCAATAGCAGTAGAATTTGCTTGTGAGGGCCAAAATGTTGGTACAAGTTGTTCAGCTAATGATCATGAAGCACTTCTTGATTTCAAGAATGGCCTAAATGATCCTGAGAACCGGCTTTCGTCATGGCAAGGAAGAGACTGTTGTAAGTGGAGAGGAATAGGGTGCAGTAACACTACTGGTTCTGTTATCAAAATAGACCTTCACAATCCATTTCCAGTCAATTCTGCTGATGTTACCAGGTATGGATTTTGGAACTTGAGTGGGGAGATTAGGCCTTCTTTGTTAAAAATCCAATCTTTACAATACTTGGATTTGAGTCTAAACACTTTTGGTGGAATCCCGATTCCAAGATTTGTTGGTTCTTTGAAGAACTTGGAATATCTGAATCTATCAAAAGCTGGATTTTTTGGCACAATACCTCCAACTCTGGGAAATCTTTCTCACTTGCAGTATCTAGATGTTTCTTCAGAATTCTCAGCTGTGACTGTTGAAAGTTTTCAATGGGTGACTTATCTTGTTTCTTTAAAACATCTTGGGATGAACCAAGTAGATCTCTCGATGGTAGGATCAAGTTGGTTGAAAATGCTAAACCAGCTTCCACATTTAACAGCGTTGCGTCTTTCATCTTGTGGCTTGTCTGGATCCATTTCACATCTTACTCCTGTCAACTTCACTTCACTAGCTTTTATTGATCTTAGTTTCAATAGTTTCAACTCAATGTTCCCGAGTTGGCTTGTAAATAGCAGCAATCTTGAATATATAGACGTAAGCAACTCTGGTCTTAGAGGCAGAATTCCACTTGGTATCAGTGAGATTCCGAGGTTAAGATACTTGAACCTTGCGCTTAACAAGAACCTTAGTGCCAATTGTCATGAACTATTTAGAGGAAGCTGGAAACAGATAGAAGTTCTCGATTTAGGTTCGAACAAACTACATGGAAAAGTGCCTCGATCCATTGGGAATATGACTCATTTGACTCACTTCAATCTCTTATTGAACAACATTGAAGGTGGAATACCGAGTACTATAGGAGGACTATGCAAATTAATCAACTTCGATTTATCAGGAAACAACTTGACAGGAAGTCTACCTGAAATACTCGAAGGAGCCGAGAAATGTGATTCCAAGAGGCCCTTGCCTAGTTTGATGTACTTAAAGCTGAGCATTAATGGTCTTGTTGGTAAAATACCAGAATGGTTGGGTCAGTTGAAAAATCTTCAACAACTTGGATTAACTTCCAACTTTTTTGAAGGCCCTATACCAGCTTCATTAGGAACACTTCAAAATTTGACCAACTTGGGACTTTCAGGGAACCAGCTAACTGGTACTCTACCGCAGAGTTTTGGACAGCTTTCTGAATTGTCAGTTCTTGATGTTTCTTCTAATTTACTGACAGGTACTTTAACAGAAGTTCATTTTAGTAACCTGAGCAAAATGAAGATTCTTGACCTTTCATCCAACTCCTTCACCTTGAATGTTAATCCCAACTGGATTCCTCCATTTCAGATTCGAAATCTTGACATGGGGTCTTGCCATTTAGGTCCTTCCTTTCCTACTTGGCTCAAGTCTCAAAAGGAGCTTATGTTCCTAGATATTTCAAATGCAAGTATTTCAGATTCAATTCCAGGCTGGTTTTGGGACATTTCTTCTAATCTATCCCTGCTGAATTGTTCTTTTAATCAATTAAATGGTAATCTACCAAATCCATTACCAATATTTCCCTTTGCAGATATTGACCTGAGCTCGAACTTATTTAAGGGAACCATTCCTTTACCTACTGTCCCAATTGAATTGCTTGATCTGTCAAACAATAAGTTTCAAGGTCTCATCCCTCAGAATATTTCTGAAGTCATGCCAGACTTAATATTCCTGTCTCTTTCGGGTAATGAAATTTTGGGTGAAATACCAGCTACTATAGGAATGATGACCCTTCTTCAAGTCATTGATCTATCAAACAATAAGCTAACAGGAAGCATTTCTTCAAGCATAGGGGAGTGTTCTTACCTGAAAGCTTTAGACCTTGGGAACAATAACTTATCTGGCTTAATTTCAAGTTCCTTGGGTCAATTGAGGCAACTTCAGTCATTGCACTTAAATGACAACAAATTCTCAGGACGGATCCCCTTATCTTTCAAAAATCTATCTAATTTGGAGACACTTGATCTCGGAAACAACAGACTGTCAGGAAATATTCCCTCTTGGATATCCGATGGTGTTCCAAATCTTAGAATCCTCAGATTGAGGTCAAATTCATTTTCAGGAGAACTTCCTTTAGGAATGTCAAATCTGAGTTCATTGCAGGTCCTTGATCTTGCAGAAAACAACTTAACTGGCACCGTTCCAACAAGCATAGGAAACCTCAAGGCCATGGTCCAAGAGCAAAAGGTGAATAAATATTTGTTGTATGGGAAGTATAGAGGGCTTTACTATGAAGAAAGCTTGAGAGTGAATTTGAAAAGCCAGTTTCAAAAGTACACCAAGACTCTATCACTTCTGATCTCAATAGACTTGTCAAGGAACAACTTATATGGTGCATTACCTGTGGAAATGACTAAGTTGCACGGCCTCATCGTTTTGAACTTGTCTGGAAACCAAATCAGTGGACAAATCCCAGAAAACATTTCAAGCTTACGTCAGTTGGCATCGCTTGATCTCTCGAGTAATAAGCTTTCTGGTGTCATCCCATCAAGCATGGGATTGATGTCATTCTTGAGCTTTCTTAACTTCTCGAACAACAATATATCCGGTATGGTTCCTTATAAGGGGCAGATGACAACTTTTACAGAGTCTGCTTTTGAGGGGAATCCCCATCTTTGTGGAGCTCCACTTCTACTACTATGCCAAAATGGGAACTCAAACAATACAACAGTACTAGAGAATGACAGCAGTGATGAATTTCCTGATAAATGGTTTTATGTGAGTGTTGGATTGGGATTTCTTGCAGGTATTCTTGTTCCTTACTGTATCTTGCTCGTTCGAAAGCCATGGAAACGGGCTTATTTCAGTTTCCTGGATAGAGTAATTGACAGATTTGTCTCAACTAGAAGCAACAGAATAACCGGTAACAGAGTAACCAGCAGGCAGCAGCAGACCATCAGGTCCAAGCGCTAG